A window from Eubalaena glacialis isolate mEubGla1 chromosome 1, mEubGla1.1.hap2.+ XY, whole genome shotgun sequence encodes these proteins:
- the VPS26A gene encoding vacuolar protein sorting-associated protein 26A isoform X2 yields the protein MQVEKPYESYIGANVRLRYFLKVTIVRRLTDLVKEYDLIVHQLATYPDVNNSIKMEVGIEDCLHIEFEYNKSKYHLKDVIVGKIYFLLVRIKIQHMELQLIKKEITGIGPSTTTETETIAKYEIMDGAPVKGESIPIRLFLAGYDPTPTMRDVNKKFSVRYFLNLVLVDEEDRRYFKQQEIILWRKAPEKLRKQRTNFHQRFESPESQASAEQPEM from the exons ATGCAAGTTGAAAAGCCATATGAATCTTACATCGGTGCCAATGTCCGTTTAAG GTATTTCCTTAAAGTGACGATAGTAAGAAGACTGACAGACTTGGTAAAAGAATATGATCTTATTGTTCACCAGCTTGCTACCTATCCTGATGTCAACAATTCTATTAAGATGGAAGTGGGCATTGAAGATTGTCTACACATAGAATTTGAATATAATAAATCAAA GTATCATTTAAAGGATGTGATTGTTGGAAAAATTTACTTCTTATTAGTAAGAATAAAAATCCAACATATGGAGTTACAACTGATTAAAAAAGAGATCACGGGAATTG GACCCAGCAccacaacagaaacagaaacaatcgCTAAATATGAAATAATGGATGGTGCACCAGTAAAAG GTGAATCAATTCCAATAAGACTGTTTTTAGCAGGCTATGACCCAACTCCAACAATGAGAGATGTGAACAAAAAATTTTCAGTAAGGTACTTTTTGAATCTAGTCCTTGTTGATGAGGAAGACAGGAGGTACTTCAAGCAGCAG GAGATAATTTTGTGGAGAAAAGCTCCTGAAAAACTGAGGAAACAGAGAACAAACTTTCACCAGCGATTTGAATCGCCAGAATCACAGGCATCTGCTGAGCAGCCTGAAATGTga
- the VPS26A gene encoding vacuolar protein sorting-associated protein 26A isoform X1 translates to MTMSFLGGFFGPICEIDVVLNDGETRKMAEMKTEDGKVEKHYLFYDGESVSGKVNIAFKQSGKRLEHQGIRIEFVGQIELFNDKSNTHEFVNLVKELALPGELTQSRSYDFEFMQVEKPYESYIGANVRLRYFLKVTIVRRLTDLVKEYDLIVHQLATYPDVNNSIKMEVGIEDCLHIEFEYNKSKYHLKDVIVGKIYFLLVRIKIQHMELQLIKKEITGIGPSTTTETETIAKYEIMDGAPVKGESIPIRLFLAGYDPTPTMRDVNKKFSVRYFLNLVLVDEEDRRYFKQQEIILWRKAPEKLRKQRTNFHQRFESPESQASAEQPEM, encoded by the exons ATGACAATG agTTTTCTTGGAGGATTTTTTGGTCCCATTTGTGAGATCGATGTTGTCCTTAATGATGGGGAAACCAGGAAAATGGCAGAAATGAAAACTGAGGATGGCAAAGTAGAAAAACACTATCTTTTCTATGATGGAGAATCTGTTTCAGGAAAG GTAAACATAGCCTTTAAGCAATCTGGAAAGAGGCTAGAGCACCAAGGAATTAGAATTGAATTTGTAGGTCAAATTG aaCTTTTCAATGACAAGAGTAATACTCACGAATTTGTAAACCTAGTGAAAGAACTAGCCTTACCTGGAGAACTGACTCAGAGCAGAAGTTATGATTTTGAATTTATGCAAGTTGAAAAGCCATATGAATCTTACATCGGTGCCAATGTCCGTTTAAG GTATTTCCTTAAAGTGACGATAGTAAGAAGACTGACAGACTTGGTAAAAGAATATGATCTTATTGTTCACCAGCTTGCTACCTATCCTGATGTCAACAATTCTATTAAGATGGAAGTGGGCATTGAAGATTGTCTACACATAGAATTTGAATATAATAAATCAAA GTATCATTTAAAGGATGTGATTGTTGGAAAAATTTACTTCTTATTAGTAAGAATAAAAATCCAACATATGGAGTTACAACTGATTAAAAAAGAGATCACGGGAATTG GACCCAGCAccacaacagaaacagaaacaatcgCTAAATATGAAATAATGGATGGTGCACCAGTAAAAG GTGAATCAATTCCAATAAGACTGTTTTTAGCAGGCTATGACCCAACTCCAACAATGAGAGATGTGAACAAAAAATTTTCAGTAAGGTACTTTTTGAATCTAGTCCTTGTTGATGAGGAAGACAGGAGGTACTTCAAGCAGCAG GAGATAATTTTGTGGAGAAAAGCTCCTGAAAAACTGAGGAAACAGAGAACAAACTTTCACCAGCGATTTGAATCGCCAGAATCACAGGCATCTGCTGAGCAGCCTGAAATGTga